The segment aaattaaaaattaaaaatttcaataataccctttaattttaaataaaataaaaaaaatacccgtaaacttcaaaatactattaaaatgctcataatctttcttttcaaccGAGCTAAACATGTATCATCGATCAAACAGACGGTTTCGAGTCGAATCTCCGAAACAACTCAAAACATACCTACAAAACATAATCGAAATCGAAAGTTCCAAGTCAAAATGGGCGAAAACATGTTTACCCTAATAGTTTACttgaaccgaaccgaaccgaatcAACCTCAACACGTTCTCTACACGACCCGAGAGGTGAcctaaaaagaagagaagaaggggACAGGTAAGACAGAGCTTAGACAAGCCAGAGTAAGGCAATGAGTTGGCCATGTGTAGTAGGGCCATAAGATCTCAACAAAGCAACGAGACataaggaaaaaaggaaaaagattcGTAATCACAAAGGTCCACCAAATGTGTCACAATCACAGCTTCAAAAATGGCATATTCCCCCTTCCTCTTTATGAACAAGAACCTCAGAACCGCCATTGTTGAAGATTCTAAAGAAACCCAGAACAAGAAATGGATTGGACTTTATAAACACCATTTTTCAATCGATTCAGAGCATCAGAACACACAGAATTCAAGCCAAATTCATAACAATCATATAAGAAAACCACTAGAATTGAAGAACCAAACGCGAAAAATGAAGCTGCTACCATATTATTAACAAACTATGAAAGATCTGACCTCATGTGTTCATCCATGGGTGTTCACAGCTTCCCAAAGCAAGTTCTGAGGAACAGGATTGGTCAAGTCACGAGCCTGCAAAGCAGCTGTTCTAAGAGTATTAATGGTGCGGACATTGGCATCCCAAAATGACAAGCTTCTGTAAGGAAGATTATGTTTCTTGCAAAGCTCCACAACAATTGGAGAGATTTTCCTCAATTGGCATCTGGGCATCCTTGGAAACAAATGATGTTCAAGCTGAAACTGTAATCCACCAAAAAACCAATCCATCCATGAAGAACAAGAGATATCCAAAGTCCCTTTTGTTTGCTTCTCAAACCAGTCATTCCCAATGGGTTTCCCAACATAAACATTAGCAGAGAAATGGTTAAGGCAGAATTGGATGTGTTGTAGTGATGTAACAGCGAAGCTTGCAAGAACAAACATGACCCTTTCAGGCCAGTTGGGGAGGTATGAAACCAGGAGAGGAAACCATGTCCAGAACACAAGAATACCCATTATGTTCAATGCTCTATCAGGGACTTTTCTAGTGGAAAACAACAGCAATAATGTCTGCACGAAGAGATTCACTCTAGCTACACACATCACAGGGTAAAACGTGAAATGCTGGTAGCTGATGAAGAATCTAGCCAGGGAATCGAATTTCAACGTTCTACCATAGAAATGGGATGTCAAGGACTTGAAGAAACTAGTAGAAACAGCAAAAACAGGGATATGTTGAAGATCTGGATCATGATCAAGGCTATTACAAGAGATATGATGAGCATTATGAGTCCATTTCCACCAGGCTATACTAATCCCAGTCAAGCAATTCCCAGACAGAATTTGAGCTAATTTGTTAAATCCACGGCTCGACATTACAGTAGAATGTCCAGAATCGTGACCCACATAAGCACTTTGAATCCAAAGCATACCCAAAATCATAGCAGAACCCAAATGAACCAAAACACTCTCAGATTTCACAACCCCATAAACCACAAGAAAGAGCATAATAGCAACAGAAATCAGAGAATACATAGTGACATGCCCTTTCTTCTCGAACAAACCTTGTCTCGAAAATTCAGAAGCAAGCCGTCTGTAATCCTTAGAAACCTCCGAGACGTGAAAATCCTCGAGATGAAATCCAGTGAATAACCGGTCCAAATACGCCCACGCAGTGCCAGGATGATAAGCAATGAACGCATCGGTAACATCATGACCCGTCAAGTTCAGAAACGGCGTATCACCACCAGGATGTTCTTTAGCCCAATCTGTGACATTATAGATCTTACCCTGAATAGAGATCCACAGATCTCCAGGTTTGTTGTGCTTGAGAAGCTCCTCAGAGGTAATGTACTTCTTCTCAGCCTCCATATCCGAACCAGACGCTCAAAAATCGGCAATGGCAGCAAGTAGGAAAAGGGGATcgaaaaaacaagaaaaacccAGAACAGAATCAATCCAAGAAAGCCTTCTTCAAGCCCATACGAAACGTTTGTTCCTTGTTTTTTGTGGGGTTGCCAAGAAAAATGCAACCCACAGTTTGGAGAAGAGGGGGAAACCGGGTTCGAACGATTTCACAATTCAAGAATCTATGAACCCCTTCTTCTGAATTGCATGATGCATTTAGGAGATTataatatagaaagaaaaagcgGATTGAAATGGAGGCGTAGAGAAGAACGAGAGGTCGTGATTGTTAACAGCGAAGAAGACGGTGCAAAACAACATGCGCATAGGCATTACACGCCGTACCGTTTCCCCCGCATCTGAATCGGTCCGTCTTATCCTCACCTGAGGGTCACTAAAATAtcctcatttttttattctttttaaaataaaaatattttattatcctATGTTAATCCCTCAcctcctaaattaattttaaaaaatatatattcctaaaccttaattttttttaaaaaagttttaaaaatatttttattaaagtaaactatattaattaaattattttttatatggcaataataataattatggtatgACATACTTATtaactatataataattaagttaatatatttttttttattgtctaCCCATCATAGTACTTATCGACAtatccaatatatatatatatatacaaaaaaaaaaaaaattgtactattttcatttattgccTGTCATATTATTCAActaataaagtaaaataggctttaaatattagatttaaattaaatgtaccTTATATAAGTAGGTATATTATAgcattataattttcttatttgaaataattaacacgtttaatttattgtattaaatatgtaatttagacttttaatttttaagcgtaattaaaaaaataaaataaatgataataagaGAGTCGGTGGGTTCTCCGTAACGTGGACTGGCAGGCGCGGTGACCGGTGAGGAGACGACCACGTCAAGGTAAAGTCATTAAAAGAATGGACGGCTGAGTCGTGATTGTTAACAGCGAAGAAGACGGTGCAAAACAACATGCGCATAGGCATTACACGCCGTACCGTTTCCCCCGCATCTGAATCGGTCCGTCTTATCCTCACCTGAGGGTCACTAAAATAtcctcatttttttattctttttaaaataaaaatattttattatcctATGTTAATCCCTCAcctcctaaattaattttaaaaaatatatattcctaaaccttaattttttttaaaaaagttttaaaaatatttttattaaagtaaactatattaattaaattattttttatatggcaataataataattatggtatgACATACTTATtaactatataataattaagttaatatatttttttttattgtctaCCCATCATAGTACTTATCGACAtatccaatatatatatatatatacaaaaaaaaaaaaaattgtactattttcatttattgccTGTCATATTATTCAActaataaagtaaaataggctttaaatattagatttaaattaaatgtaccTTATATAAGTAGGTATATTATAgcattataattttcttatttgaaataattaacacgtttaaattattgaattaaatatgtaatttagacttttaatttctaagcgtaattaaaaaaataaaataaatgataatgagAGAGTCGGTGGGTTCTCCGTAGCGTGGACTGTCAGGCGCGGTGACCGGTGAGGAGGCGACCACGTCAAGGTAAAGTCATTAAAAGAATGGACGGCTGAGATGCGAGGACAGAGAATATTACGGTGGAAAAACGACACgcgattatttatttatttatttttaatttttgggtagttgatattttgtttttaaaatttaaaaaattaatattttgagagATATTTTTGACGGAGGTGCCTGTCATTTCCAgctgttattttttttgtctttcccaattgtttttaaattcctttatttatttgtttattttgttggatgcccgtttaattcttttccttttatttaaaaaaataatattaagtttatttatttattttactttcctttctctatctatttatatatatatatatatatagatatatatatatattactaaattaatattcttggacaaatgtatttttaaattttgtttaaaaaaattataatatttttaatttatccgatattttaaaaaaaattaacgtttaaatttaatattttattttattctcagtatttaattagtttatatttttcttatttacaCGTATTAGTTGCTAGCTTGTATCATATTTAGAGTTTGTGAATATAACGAGAATACACGTCTTCGATCTTAATTCTATTTGTCATTCTTAACAATACACGATAAGtttcaatcatatttttactttagaataattatattttaattatgaaattttattttaacctattaattttaaaaattgattcgAACCACTATTCCATTTATTAGTTTCTAATGAAGATAAAGAGGGAATAAATTTTcgttaattattaattgaaatgGTCGGAGAAGCCAACATTGTAAGAACAATCATGCAACACTAGAAAAAAGTCAACAATTTCATGGATGGTAGAACGACTAAATGAGTTGAAATAGAAGACTTTACAAAAGAATACGTCTTTAAGAGAGGTTGTGGAAGCGCGAGATTTGAGAGAAATATGTTCGATAAAAGTCAAATGGGAGATGGGTCAAGATTAGTCGAGAGGGAAAGCTTCacaaaatgaatatatttgtGAGAGGaaactgtaaaaaaaaaacaacaaataaaaagattacATGATAAAGAAACGTAAGAAATTTTTCGTTCTTTGTAGCTTCCATTGACTCGTGTTTCTTTGactgtctttttttttcttcttcattcatacgtcttaatcttaattttcatcAATTGACTACGAGACAgaaaccatatatagcttttgTTGTCACGTCACtcttacatttttattttcacataAAATCGAGCGATAAAGTCATGTTGACTTTTactactattttaaaaataaatagtcaTAAAGTTTAAGAGAATAATTGAATCCCGTTCAATTAAGTTTAAGAGAATAATTGAATCccgttaaattaaaaaaaaaattaagagtcgttttaaaattaaaaaaaatattaaggaaaaaaacaaaaaaaaaaatgaaaatgggcataattgaaatatatctatttaatttttttttttttttttagttggataaagggaaaaaaggagaaaatctAGGGAAAGGTGATGGGACTCACGTGGCTTTTGAAATGGGGCCAACAGGGTAATAAACAGAAGTAAAGGGAcctaacaataaaataatgaatggAGTGCCTTTGCCTCCTCTTCAAATATACAGCTGGACCTAtgatgaaaaattcaaaattattgccctttattttcaatttctttgttaaatttaaattaatttattatattagtcGAAAAAATAGTATATTTGAACTTAAATGATTCGAAATTGAGGGATACAAAGCAAATTAGAAAGGTTCGAAAAATTCGATGACCCGAATAAtataatctaaatttaatattaatttaatctataatttatttttaattaattttataattattttttaatgatttattcCCTAACCACcctaaaataatttgtaattatttgatagattagttttagaaaatatatattgaaattgagggttaaattttaattaaatatttgaaaataaataaagatatattttattaactaatattttatttttattaattttttttttaataaatgactCGAACAGTTTGaatcaatttatttcaaacaaatgGTTGAGTTAATTTGAGttcaatatattaattacCGTTTTATGGGttgaaaaaattaacttaattCAACGAACacttcttatatatatatatatatatatatagattgtAGGGATTGGTACTCTTCATCCTATTATCAATATTGGGATGTAGCTTaaatggtagagcgctcgttTTGCATGTGAGAGGTACAGGGGTAACCTTGcatctccatttttttaagagaaaaaaaacaagtttataaAAGAGTTCATATGACTGAAGTTGACCAAactacccaacccaaatcataaaagttgGGTTCAATTTGGGTCGGGTTCAATTTttgggaaataaaaaatttaggtcAGTTCATTAATTGAACTCCATTCGAGTTGCTCGAGTCACCAACTTAACCAATTCGAAAATTACCTAACTCAACTCGTGCCTAATACTTGTACAACTCTCTTatctatattaaaattatattttcttgaagaagtcattaattttttttttatatatatatatgcatggTCTTAATTTCAACGGGAGAAAGTTTCTTACGTGGTCGATATCCTTCTATATCTTCAAGAATATTATAGTAATTCTTATTCGAGGTTATTATATGGTTTGGGAATCctaaaagaatattattatcGTTACAATACATGATTTGAACACTCTTTTGGATGTTTGAAAAGACAAGTTCCAAAGTTCGTACTATTCCTTCTCTcgaaaacaataataataataataataattaacttcTATAACATTTTGTTCGAATgacttttattaaatttattttttggataaaCACGACTGTCCAGAATGTTGTTCACTTTCAGCCTAAAATCTTATGGCTGTCTTATACCAAtaaagatagt is part of the Cucurbita pepo subsp. pepo cultivar mu-cu-16 chromosome LG12, ASM280686v2, whole genome shotgun sequence genome and harbors:
- the LOC111807163 gene encoding delta(8)-fatty-acid desaturase 2-like, which gives rise to MEAEKKYITSEELLKHNKPGDLWISIQGKIYNVTDWAKEHPGGDTPFLNLTGHDVTDAFIAYHPGTAWAYLDRLFTGFHLEDFHVSEVSKDYRRLASEFSRQGLFEKKGHVTMYSLISVAIMLFLVVYGVVKSESVLVHLGSAMILGMLWIQSAYVGHDSGHSTVMSSRGFNKLAQILSGNCLTGISIAWWKWTHNAHHISCNSLDHDPDLQHIPVFAVSTSFFKSLTSHFYGRTLKFDSLARFFISYQHFTFYPVMCVARVNLFVQTLLLLFSTRKVPDRALNIMGILVFWTWFPLLVSYLPNWPERVMFVLASFAVTSLQHIQFCLNHFSANVYVGKPIGNDWFEKQTKGTLDISCSSWMDWFFGGLQFQLEHHLFPRMPRCQLRKISPIVVELCKKHNLPYRSLSFWDANVRTINTLRTAALQARDLTNPVPQNLLWEAVNTHG